The following proteins are encoded in a genomic region of Sorangiineae bacterium MSr12523:
- a CDS encoding NAD-dependent epimerase/dehydratase family protein — MLKAMVTGASGFVGANVARALVERGRSVRVFVRASSDRGNLEGLDAEVAEGDLRDAESVARAVRGCDEVYHVAAEYTFWSNEPASMYQSNVQGTKNVMDACLRENVARVVYTSTVGTIGLASIDGDAMGARDERTPLADGQLTGHYKRSKFDAEKVALDYVARGLPVVVVNPSAPVGPWDRKPTPTGQILVDFMLGKMPAFVDTGLNIVHVRDVAEGHVLAAEKGRVGERYILGHENLTLARILETLARLTGKRAPTMRIPYGVAYAAGWLSTRLADLVTHRPPAIPLESVKMAKRYMFFSSAKAVAELGLPQTPTERAFADALDWFSHRHYFAAA; from the coding sequence GTGTTGAAGGCCATGGTGACAGGCGCGAGCGGCTTCGTAGGTGCAAATGTTGCGCGCGCGCTCGTCGAACGGGGTCGCTCGGTTCGTGTCTTCGTTCGCGCGAGTTCGGATCGCGGTAACCTGGAGGGGCTGGACGCCGAAGTCGCCGAGGGCGATTTGCGCGATGCCGAGTCCGTTGCCCGTGCAGTGCGCGGATGCGACGAGGTGTATCACGTAGCCGCCGAATACACCTTCTGGTCGAACGAGCCGGCATCGATGTACCAAAGTAACGTGCAGGGAACCAAGAATGTCATGGACGCCTGCCTCCGCGAAAACGTGGCTCGCGTCGTATACACATCGACGGTCGGGACCATCGGTCTCGCGTCGATTGACGGGGACGCGATGGGCGCTCGCGATGAGCGCACGCCGCTCGCCGACGGGCAGCTCACGGGCCACTACAAACGATCCAAGTTCGATGCAGAAAAGGTCGCGCTCGATTATGTGGCGCGGGGCCTTCCGGTTGTCGTGGTCAACCCGAGCGCGCCTGTGGGGCCTTGGGATCGCAAACCGACGCCCACCGGACAGATCCTCGTGGACTTCATGCTCGGAAAAATGCCCGCGTTCGTGGACACGGGCCTGAACATCGTTCACGTGCGCGACGTCGCCGAGGGGCACGTGCTGGCCGCCGAAAAGGGACGGGTCGGCGAGCGTTACATCCTGGGGCACGAGAACTTGACCCTGGCGCGCATCCTCGAGACGCTCGCGCGCCTCACCGGCAAACGCGCGCCAACGATGCGTATTCCCTATGGAGTCGCCTATGCGGCGGGCTGGTTGAGCACCCGGCTCGCCGACCTCGTCACCCACCGTCCGCCGGCCATCCCGCTCGAATCGGTGAAGATGGCGAAGCGCTATATGTTTTTCAGCTCGGCAAAGGCCGTTGCCGAATTGGGGTTGCCGCAAACCCCGACCGAGCGTGCATTCGCGGATGCACTGGACTGGTTCTCACATCGCCACTACTTCGCTGCGGCGTAG
- the hpnH gene encoding adenosyl-hopene transferase HpnH — protein sequence MAIPMTQAAAVGKYIMTQKLKRRKRYPLVTMLEPLFRCNLECIGCGKIQYPEEILKQSLSPEKCFAAVEECGAPVVTVAGGEPLIHPQIKEIVEGLVDRKKFVYLCTNALLLRRKLDLFAPSDYLTLSIHLDGVQKHHDHCVQREGVYDTAVAAIKEAKSRGFRVTTNSTIFLDHPAEDLHRFFDDMMKLGIDGMMISPGYSYERAPVQDKFLKRNQTKELFRKVLEPAAQRKWTFNHSPFYLDFLKGERDYECTPWGNPNYTIFGWQRPCYLFNEGGYAETFKELMETTDWDKFGTKSGHRKCRDCMVHCGYEPTAVEDSMASAKNIFRSITAAFQ from the coding sequence ATGGCCATTCCGATGACGCAAGCTGCAGCAGTCGGCAAGTACATCATGACGCAGAAGCTCAAGAGGCGGAAGCGTTACCCCCTCGTCACGATGCTCGAGCCGCTTTTCCGCTGCAACCTCGAGTGCATTGGCTGCGGGAAGATCCAGTATCCGGAAGAGATCCTCAAGCAGTCGCTCTCACCGGAAAAGTGCTTTGCCGCCGTGGAAGAGTGCGGCGCCCCCGTCGTGACGGTGGCCGGCGGCGAACCGCTCATCCACCCGCAGATCAAAGAGATCGTCGAAGGCCTCGTCGATCGGAAAAAGTTCGTCTACCTGTGCACCAACGCACTCTTGCTGCGCCGCAAGCTCGACTTGTTCGCGCCCAGCGATTACCTCACGTTGAGCATTCACCTCGACGGCGTTCAGAAGCACCACGACCACTGCGTGCAGAGGGAAGGGGTGTACGACACCGCGGTGGCCGCCATCAAAGAGGCGAAGTCGCGCGGTTTTCGCGTGACCACCAACTCGACCATCTTCTTGGATCACCCGGCGGAGGATCTGCATCGCTTCTTCGATGACATGATGAAGCTCGGCATCGACGGGATGATGATCTCGCCCGGTTACAGTTACGAGCGGGCGCCGGTGCAGGACAAATTCCTCAAGCGCAATCAGACCAAAGAGCTCTTTCGAAAGGTGCTCGAGCCCGCCGCCCAGCGCAAATGGACGTTCAACCACTCGCCGTTCTACCTCGACTTCTTGAAAGGCGAGCGGGACTACGAGTGCACGCCGTGGGGCAATCCCAATTATACGATCTTCGGCTGGCAGCGTCCCTGCTACCTCTTCAACGAGGGCGGCTACGCGGAGACCTTCAAAGAGCTGATGGAAACGACGGATTGGGACAAATTCGGCACCAAGAGCGGGCACCGAAAGTGCCGCGATTGCATGGTGCATTGCGGCTACGAGCCGACCGCCGTGGAGGACAGCATGGCGAGCGCCAAGAACATCTTCCGATCGATCACCGCCGCTTTCCAGTGA
- a CDS encoding squalene/phytoene synthase family protein, which produces MLRLTSESRPTPAAPAVIRDLLVRTSRTFALAIPLLPEPTQNALALAYLLFRVADTLEDAGHWSRDARVAALDELVPILRHGDAARARTASRDWVVRNATTDPGCLDLLIAFPALLDQVSTWPAARARIVLEHAARTAEGMAQTLREADAAGHVQLADVPALRAYCYVVAGIVGELVTALFVYDVPELAAVKSTLVRHERAFGEGLQLVNILKDERSDAQDGRTYLPRGIAREEILALARADLGEARQYIAALEEAGSPAGFVGFTTLSVELADRSLAAIESRGSGAKVPRNEVLGLVARLQEKIRSAKRR; this is translated from the coding sequence ATGCTTCGACTGACATCGGAATCGCGTCCTACGCCTGCTGCACCCGCTGTCATACGGGATCTTCTTGTACGGACGAGCCGCACCTTTGCGCTGGCCATCCCGCTTCTGCCGGAACCTACGCAGAACGCGTTGGCGCTCGCTTACCTCTTGTTCAGAGTCGCAGACACCTTGGAGGACGCGGGCCATTGGTCGCGCGATGCACGGGTGGCCGCGCTGGACGAGCTCGTTCCCATCCTTCGCCACGGGGATGCAGCCCGCGCGAGGACGGCGAGTCGCGATTGGGTGGTGCGCAACGCGACGACCGACCCGGGGTGTCTCGATCTGCTGATCGCGTTTCCAGCGCTTCTCGATCAGGTTTCGACCTGGCCTGCCGCCCGAGCGCGCATCGTTCTCGAGCATGCCGCGCGAACGGCCGAGGGGATGGCGCAAACATTACGCGAGGCCGACGCGGCAGGTCATGTGCAACTGGCCGACGTCCCTGCGCTGCGTGCCTACTGCTACGTGGTGGCCGGCATCGTCGGTGAGTTGGTGACGGCGCTCTTCGTCTACGACGTGCCGGAGCTCGCTGCCGTGAAGTCGACCCTCGTCCGACACGAGCGCGCCTTCGGCGAGGGGCTGCAACTGGTGAACATTCTGAAGGACGAGCGCTCCGACGCCCAAGACGGACGGACGTACCTTCCGCGCGGCATCGCCCGCGAAGAGATCCTCGCACTCGCGCGGGCCGATCTCGGGGAAGCGCGCCAATACATCGCGGCGCTGGAGGAGGCGGGTTCACCCGCAGGCTTCGTCGGCTTCACCACGCTCAGCGTCGAACTCGCAGACCGATCGCTCGCCGCCATCGAATCACGCGGCTCGGGCGCCAAGGTGCCCCGCAACGAGGTCCTCGGCCTGGTCGCTCGCCTCCAAGAAAAAATCCGCAGCGCCAAACGGCGTTAG